The Sesamum indicum cultivar Zhongzhi No. 13 linkage group LG6, S_indicum_v1.0, whole genome shotgun sequence genomic interval ACCCTTAAATTATACAACCCAAGATTTACaacaataatgataaatatacagaaacatataaataatagtaaaggAGCGCAGTAATATATCGGCTCAGAGAGCCACAGATCTGAGGTAGTTACACACGACACGAGAAAGGCCAGCAACCACAAAACCACCACGATTGCTCCTTTCTCACCAAGAGATACACCTTTTAGTTCACTCAGAACCGGTACACAAAGAGGATTCAATAACCACTAAGGTTTCACAAAATCACAAAGAATTTTAGAGAGTATTTTCGAATTTTTGAGATGAGAGGAGgagataatatttatagagTCAAGAGAGGAAGAAAATGGCGGTTTTGAGTGTTCCCAATTCATTTGGGAAGCCATTGTTGAAGAttaagaagaggaagaagactAGGAGTCGGCTTGaagaaggggggggggggggggcacgGTTGTAAAAAAAGAGGAGTGAAAATGATTTTAGGGAATAAGGTTAAAGGGATTATTAATAACTGGGTCGGGTACAAGAGTGGGCTGGGTCGGTTCATGGGCCTGAGTGAAATACTTGGACCTTAGTGATAGAAGGACCTTCCAATGGAGATTGGGTTTCatgaatttcatgaattttgaatgataGATAAATCTATTTGCTCGACTGAAACAAATTTCaagtgtattatatataatttttcaaatttataaaatttatgtataatcacaccaaatttaatttagaggAGGacgatgtaattattctttttcaatattatgaattcaaatatatataataatagtaataagagaaagaagaaatgtaTAGATCAAAACCATGATCATAATGAGCTAATGCCAAAATCTCAGAATTATATATCAACTTCATAAGTTGGATCGAGCAGAAGAACATATGAAttctctaattatatatttcagggaaatattaatttatttagactAACTAATTCATAAATGACCCACTAATTGATAAATAGTGGAAAGCTAACATGAAATTAATGCAGTGACATGAGAAGGTAACATCTCTAAGAGAACACCTCATAAATTACCCAGAAGCTTAATTTCTTCTAGAAGAATTTTTTTGGGTCTCTTGGGAAACATAAAATGATCCGTTAAGCAATAATCTCATCCGCAGCGCACTCCCTTAATCTGACATCCGCTTGGCTTTCATTCACTCCAACTACGTCGCAACATTCACTTCTATCCAtctgaaaacaaaaaacatatcAGCTCAAACCTGTTTTTACCAAATCATTACAAAGAaattattacagaaaaattattttctttgcgTATGAATGAGAAATTTGTCTAAAAATGTAATACCAGGATTTGTTGAAATCTTTATTCTCAAGTTGAAGAACACGACTttgaattaatcaataaattatatatatatatatatattcttgaaaAGCATACCTGAAAACGCTTTCTGGCAGGCGAATAGACCTGAATCCTGGAAACGGAATCAGCAGAATGGTTCCCAGTTGAGGAACAAGCAGGCAATCCCCGCGGCCAGGCCCGAGCAAAGCTGGTTAAAATCTCATTCTCCGCCGTCTTATTTATACTCTCATAGAAGAAAATATGCGGCGCCTCGCAAGGATCGCTGGAGGGGCTCCGCGTGTTGAACATGTAATGCGGCGGCCGCGGGCTCCTTCCCCACGTTTTGAACGTCTCGATCGGGTACTGTAGATAGCTACGGGGCATAATCCTCTCGTATATGTGTGCAGAATAGCCCCAAGAAATGGAGAAGGACCAGTTGCTTTGCCTGTGGTAGCAGATGGTTTGCTGCAACATGCGGGACTGGTCGACGGCCGCCGCTTTCATGAGGTGGCGCGTGGACTCAGCACGGTCCTTGGATGGAAATATTGGCGCCACCATGTCGAAATGGTGAAGGGACAATAAGGGGAATTTTGGGTGTGATGATAAGAATCCCGAGATATCGCCACGCAAATCAATCTGCAATATTGTCAAATACCAATCACATAAGAGTAggtagtaattaaaaaatgcaattttaatcctgtaatttATGGAAccgtatttttaatttagttgtgtaattttaaaattttgacaattttatccttttgttTGACCAGAAAATTGCATATGACTCGCAcattatccaattaaattacaattttagctCTGTAATTCAATAGATTTCAGGcaatttagtcatgtaatttAGGAGAGTTGACATTTTTTATCTTGCACAAATTGttttattggacaaaaattataatttaattgagtcatgtgcaagtcacaaGCACAATTAACTTATTGGAGTAAAAAAGAACTAAGATTGCAATTTGtacaggataaaaaataacacCCCCAATAAGTTATAAgtctaaaattgcaattttttgataattagtatttactTAGAAGATAAACGTTAAAATACTTCCAGTTGGTTCGAAATAATCTTACAGAAagttcttatttaaattaagtttagcgaactaaatcaattacaaagcAAGTGTATCATGtgattggttatttttttttttttttttgatactatacaccaatcacaatataaatgtattatatttattttataattgattcagattggacaaaattttgttcgaattaaaatttagtgttGACTATCTAAATAAGTGTCACTTACCTGGTGAATTCCTTTGAGGGCAGTTAAGCTGACTCCAATATCAGCAATACACGCCATAGTGGTAAGATCAGCAGCATTCAGGTGCCTATATCTTCTCAAACAATTCTCCATGTCTGCAGCCAGGGCTTTCGCCAAAGGGTAACTCAAAATGAATCCAGCCCCGCCGAATCCCTGGCTGAACGAGAACCAATAATTCGACAAAATAAACTCCGAATGCCCCCCAAAATAATAGTACTTAGTATGATCGTATTGCGCAAGAACATCAACTATATTATCCAGGAACAGTATCGAATCGTCGTCCCCCATCACCAGCCATCTCATGTTTTCATGATCCTCCCTGTACACCTCCATTATTGCATGTATTATCCGTTGAGGCGTAACGTCGGTCTTGTTAAGGAACTTGGTCAGGTCATCGGATATTCTGTAAGAAGGAGAAGCCGGAGACCAAGGGAGAAGCCCTGGAGTTGGGGGGTTGTCCAGAAACAGTAGCCCCCGTGTGACGTTCGGCCGCCACCATGATTCGATATAGGCTTTTCTATGGTGCCAGGCCTTTTCTGAGCCGACGAGGCCGAATACCAGGTGACTTAGATTGGTCGGAGAACCAACTGTTTCTGTTTCATCAGTTGTGTCTGATGCTAACAGAGGTGCCCGTTTCAGGAAAGGAGAGAAGAAGTCTGAAGCTGGACAATTAGGGTACTGGTTGGAAAGGTAAATGAAGGCAAAATAAAAGACAAGACAGATTATCAGAAGGGTTCTGCATAGGCTGCCGAAAACGGTGTCCATTTTTGGAGATGAAACCATTTTCTCGGGAAGAATTAAGCAAAATTAGAAGATGGGATGGAGAAATTAGGGTAAATATAAAGAGATATTAGGGCATATTTCGTAGAATGGAGTTTGCTTAACAGAGATTACTGTCATCATGTGAGCTAATACCATGATTATTGCAGTAAGGCACATGAATGAGAGTCAGCTCCTTTGAGTTATTAGGAAGCTTGTAAATAATGAATCCAtaccttcttttctttttgatgaataattatgaaaagattGAGTACCAAGTATGTGCCTACCatgtagatatataaatatggacGTGCAACCAACattgaaatttcaagaatatcgagaaaaaaattgtaattttagtcatgtaagTATGGGTTGTTGGAGCCTTGGAGGGAGGGTGATTTATACTTTGTACGAATTCAtgatattgatgaattttatcttataattttaaaatttttacaaattgaggaaaaaagatttgttaaaataacaagaaaagtGCATGTGTCATGcacataatcaatttaatcgGGTGTActttttcaactattttagcaaatttgattatttttgtcCTCAGTAtgcaaaacttttaaaattataggataaattaaattgccAAAATGGATAGGACTGAAATTGTTATCCTCATACttacagaaataaaattatgatttttttttaatatgtatatgcCTACAAATACACAAACGTGATTAAAAGGCATACACATGAAACTGGTTTTATTACCagtagaattatatatataaataatgatttattcTTGTATCTAGCtagaattatcaattataacTCTTTCGCGTTCGTTCATAAGTCAATTCTTTTACAATGCAGTAGTAagcattaatttaataattttccaagaagttcttatatattaaatactagaaaaattctgatattttataacattaaagggtttaattaaagaatgtaataaataaatctttcaAAATCATTGGAGAATTTGTctttacaaaatatagttcataaaaattaaataatgttagCAAAATAAGGGTAGCTAGCCCCTATTCACATCACATggttcttttatatatatatatatatatcttcatgaTACTCTTCCTAATTAAGTACGTAAACCAGTTAGTACAGTTCCCAAAGTCACGATCAGAGACAACTTTTGTACGCCATTTCTATAAAACAAAGTCAACTCTAGATTTAGGACATTGTAGAACATCAACTCTTTCAGAATCGTTGCTTAACTTTGCAATTTCATTAGTACCTGGTGAAATGAGGATCCACCTTCTTCTTGCAAAgtattctattttctttatacatgttatgtgtgtgtgtgtgggtaaaaattattattacttatgtatatatttaaaataatattttgtacaataatagcgtatatttttagttttgtatgtGAGGGAGGATCGCATTTTAATGACACCTATTTATGGGAGTGGtgattaatgataatatttatttaatatttgaaggaCTCGGGCCATAGAGTGATGACATTTGGCCGGAGTTAGCTGGCGTTGTCAATTTTAGGGTTTTTGAATTCGGGATTCAACTGACTCAGCAAAATTAAACATTTCCCCTGCCACCTAGGATGCTgatacgaaaaaaaaaaaattattgcaattttagttgtGTACGTTTTGGGGATGACGATTGTGATCCTATAACCAACCCTTATTAGtcttaacattattattatttatttttggtaatttcaaTCGTTCCAGCAAAAATTGACTTGAATTCCGTCAAAGCAGTTAGAAATCTTACTGATTTGACAAGAAAATTGCGTTTGGATAGCACGTGCAGGAGAAGTCTTAGGTTAATTTATGATCTTCTTTTTAAGCAAAAAAATTCGTCTAATTAAAACTCGTTTTAAGATGATAGTTCCTAAATTGAGGagcttaaaaattaatatttccgTCCAAACACTTTGAGCCCAAAATTACTCAagattttctatcaaaattgaatatacATTGAAGAGTAAAAAGCTATATCTTCGCATGAAACCTCGAGTTATATTTTCCCCTCGGGAACTATATTTGGTAAGATTTTCACATTCTTGAAatgcttgtgtgtgtgttgttgGGAATAAAggaaaagtaaatattattttgttggtttgtatatcttaatttcatttaaaaattattttctattgcaaCAATGACAAAATGTGATTTCAGAATGTGAAATTCTGTTGCCTAATTAAACCCACCCTCTCTTCTTCAACTTGTGCTTTCGTTTGCAATTGTTTAGTTTCTATGGGGCCGGAAATTGCTAAAAACAGTCGTCACGGTTAGCAGTATTACATTTCTGACCAGTTTCCTCGGCATTGGATAATGTTACATCTCCCCGTTTGTAGTGTTCCAACATCTCAAAAGCCCTCAACCGAATTTGGAGCAAATCTTGGTGTCTGCCTTCCATCACCCGCTCACATCAAGAGCTGCTCTTCTTGCACGATCGTCAGTACCCATTCCTCTGCACTCCCTTGCCACTGCTGGACAATTTTCCATGGAACTTGCGAAACACCCCACAAAAGTCTGGCCACAGAGCATTCTATAGGGCAACGTTTCCACTTCAGAACCACATATTATACACAAATAGTGTCAATGCCCTGCTTCCTCCTTGACAAGTTCCCCAGCGTCGGCAAAAATCACGATCAACAACTGTTGCGtgattataatcaatatttatttgttacgattatttactattaattatgataaatatcatgattaaatattatatttgttataggATACGCACAAACATCAGCTGCTTTGTTAGTATATGATGGCATGGAAAAGTATGTCAACTTGATTGAGCGAATTTCAACCATTATATTCATAGTTAATAGGCAATAACTTCAACAATCTAAAGCAACCAATTGAAAAAGTTCAAttcaaaaatctcaaaattctaAAAGTTTAGGACTTGACCAATATTAAATGACCTAATCAATAAACCACcttactatattattatatggtAGAATagataatattgtaaataatactctaattaattaattaatactctTAGGCTCcgtttatttcaaaatatcataataaataataaaattattttttactaaatgaataataaaaaaagtccTGTATAATTAGTTAGGTGTTTACTTATATGTATTACTGAAACTGGATAAATTCTATCAAGTGCTTATTTTGATGTATCCACATGCTTTTAGTAGAAAAATTATCTTTGAGCCATcgttataaattttaacagacatcgatattattattattattatatgaatgaTCATTCACTTCTTGTTGCAACCTTTGGACTATTTTATACCACTTTTTTCAAGtggtattaattatttaaatgtaatataattagtacaATGCCTTAATTTTATACCGAGCCTCATACATCAAAATAAACCTCATATTAAgttatactaattattttatataaatttatacatcaaAATAAACAGGCCTTACTATATGAAAACTATGGAGGAAGCGGTGGTAGCGGTATACTTAGATTCGGGTAAGTACAACATAATTCAAGCTAATTAATTCAAAGTAATTAATGGAATGgactttttatttcaaattatttaaatttatttgatatatatatcacgtatatataaattatatattagaaaaaattgtaattttagtccaataatttAAGGGATgtggcatttttagtcctgtacgaattgattttcgttatttagttttgtaactttataattttgacaattttagtcatttttcgaccaattggaccaaaaattgcaattttaatcctacaaataaattcatgtaggacaaaaaatgccaaCCCTcttaagttataggactaaaaatgtcaaTGCCCCCCaagttacagaactaaaatgcAATGTAATTCAGGCATATGCAAATCACATCTAATTTTCCTGccaaattggatgaaaaagaaagaaaattgctaaaattttaaaattataggactaaattgcGAAAATCAATTCGTGCCCTcataagttataggactaacattgtattttttcctatatattatttattttattaggtaTTTATTTCATACATTAAACAtttctatattaaaaaagtatagaacatacaataaaatttgaaataaagcttcgtaaaagtaattaaatactaaatagGATTGGATTCAAGCTAAATTAATTCTTCCCAATTTTGACACAAAATTATGAGGCATCATGTATGCCCTGGTGATCGAAACAACACTGTCTTAGTTAACCAGTATCTACCTAACTTTAAATTCCCCGAAAAATGTGCAGATCAAGCAATTATCTCGTCTATCTTGCACTCCCTAAATTTGATCTGCGCCTTCACATCATCTGTCCGAACAATGTCACAGCATTCACATCTATCAGTCtgtaacaagaaaatatgaaggaattaaatcaaacaaattaccgagaaaaagttaaaatcatATCGGTGAAATTCATGCTAAACTCGAtgtttcatataattatttagtgTATGAATGATTGATGCATGCTTcgatttcttaaaaaataaatatgcgATAATCATTTACATACCTGTATTGTAAGTGAAAACTAGAATAAATTTAACACtcaattatgaataattattaaaaataaatagtcgtagtaaataattattaaccaTCAATAGTTGTTggtcttaatttttaaaagagtggctaaaatatttaacatggttaaaactcataacaaaaatatttattatgactCATGACTTAAgttttttgaattgatttttgtttaattataattaataattattatttactataatttccGACAAAAATCTAACTAAGAACGTGATGTAATCATTATTGTACCTGGAGACGCTTCTTGGCCGGTGAAAAGACCTGGATTGTGGAGATAGAGTCGGCGGAATGGTTGCCGCTGAAAGAACACGCCGGCAGGCCCCGCGGCCGGGCCCGTAAATAGCTGGTAACGATTTCATCGCCTGAAACACTCTTGTAAACGGATTCAAGGAAGAAAACATGAGGGGCTTCGCACGGGTTGTTAGACGGCGGCCGAGTATTGAACATGTAAAACGGCGGCTTGGGGCCCTTGGCCCACGGCCTGAATGTTTCAATGGGCATTTGCAGGTAGCTTCTGGGCATAATCCTCTCGTATATTTGCGCAGAATAGCCCCAGGAAATGGAGAAGGACCAGTTGCTTTGCCTCTGATAACAGATGGTTTGCTGCAACAGGCGGGACTGGTCGGCGTCCGCAGCCTTCATGAGGTGGCGCGTGGATTGGAAACGGTCCTTGTTGGGGAATATGGGGTCCATTGCGTCGAAGTGGTGGAAGGTCATGAGGGGAACTTTTGGGTGGGCTGACAGGTAGCCTGAGAAGTCGCCATGCAAGTCCACCTGCAATAGTTTCAGAaggtgaatatatatatatttttaataaaaaatacatcaatatttttgaatcaattaaaaCAATCTTATaacattcaatataaataatatttttaaattaactaacaattaaaaaaaaaacaacataccAATAATTTGAAAGCaaacaaataaacattaaataccatatttatataattcgaaCTCAcgatcttttaattaatttcctcACCGAGATGAAAGCATTTTGATTCTTAAtcaaagatttaaaaaaagaattttttaaattattaatgttaaatatatttagaattttttataattatattaaaagaatcagataatagttttaaaatttgaaattttcattaattatagtataaaattattcaaatatagtAAGGTTACATATTGAAAGGATTTATATTCGAgtgaaattttctaaataaaaatctcaaataattttatatcaaaagaatattaaattcatcataatttcacaaacataatctaaaataattaagagtTAAAGGCGGATATAAAGTTTCTGAAatcgtaaaaaaattaaaaagagaatattatattcttaacagaaaaattagacagaaagaaataaatttcaatttcaattggggtatgcataaaaaaaaatcaggcTACTGATGAATCGCCAActgtttgataaaataattaaatagttgAATAAAGTGCTGTTTGGGTACAGAAAATTAGATCACAGAATGTTGAATATTACGGCTGAACGTACGCGGGTTAGCACGCAACCTGATGCTGTTTGCCCCAGGGATTTCTTTATAACTTCATCTTATCTTCATACCAATATTTTAGAGGCTAAGTTGAccaatgaattaattattaatcttacacaataaaaaaatgtaaagacGTGCAAAGAAgtccaatttttattttttatttttaatttgaagtcatcaattactattaattaaaatttaaataattaacacCTATTATACAATAGAATAACATCTCACACATATAACATGATTCGAACCCATAACTTTTACGATTATGGGACCTCAACTTTACCAATTGAATTACGCCtcattaaccaaaaaaaaaaaaaaaaaagaatccaaATTAAACTCATTgcaaatgtaaatatatatgaattagaTATGTATAgctatgaaataataataggaGCATCACAAATTGAGCGAGAAAAGAcattttttctcataaaaaaagCTGGATTTTTGGACGTGTTAGACAAATTACGCCTAATTGACGTCactcttttatttctcaatgtttagaaattaaatgaaatatttttagataatataactTGAGCATTGTGTTCTGCGAAGAAGGATATATTTCATTGGATTTCACGGAATTTGGATATTCAAGTTACCTTTAATTTAGTAATCTGGAATAAAGAGGTGGTAAACAAAATGGTAAAAGTTTTAGGAAATTTGATTGACAATGTTCTTCTAAATATATTGTCTTAAAAAATGTCAACAAAATGATCCAAATCTTAATGAAATGTTCTAAATCCAAATCAAAATTCGAAATCCCACCTTCAGTCTAATTTCAACATATTTCGTCAATGCCATGAATTCCACCATAAAATCTTATTACGAATCTGATTATATATTtccaatatattatatatgaatcaTATCATTGTTTGCACTCCATGAGTTTAAGATCTGAACATCTCAAAAGATActgttttctgaaaattttttgCCTCAACTAGGTTTGATTGAACACTTTTTTTgaactgtacaccaatcacaaaGCAAATGTATTGTATTTACCACATTGGTTCAAGTTCGACGGCTTGGTCCGGGTTAGAATTTTCCCTATTTGCTTGGCAAATTAACGAAATTTTTTTACCCAAATTGATATGGTCGAACTAattcaatcacaaaataaatatagtatatttATCGTATGATTGGTGTATCCTaatgatgaaagaaaaacgaaGTACTAGAATTATATGGATAAAAATTAGTGTTGCGAGGGACGTACTTGATGAATTCCTTTGTGGGGAGTGAGGTTGACTCCAATATCAGCAATGCAAGTCATCGTAATCAGATCAGCAGAACTACTCTGCGCGTACCTCACCAGACAACCGTCCATGTCTTTTACCAGGGCCTTCGCCAGCGGGTAGCTCAACACGATCCCGCCCCCGCCAAACGCCTGGTCGAACGAGAACCAGTAATTCGATATAACGCTCTCCGAATGCCAACCGAGATAATAGTACTTGGTATGATCATACTCTGCGAGAACATCAACTATGTTATCCacgaaaaaaattgaatcatcGTCTCCCATGACGATCCACCTCATATCGTCGTGTTCCTCCCTGAACAGCTCCAGGATCCCATGCACCATCCGGGGCATGAGCTCGAACCGGGGCTTGACGTTGCGGAAGATTTCAGAAAGGTTATCGACTATTCTGTAAGGAGGAGCAGTTTGCGGCCACGGCAGGAGATCCGGAGTCGGGGGCCTGTCGAGGTAGACGTAGCCCCGGGTCCTGTTCGGCCGCCACCAGGCTTCCAGGTATCCCCTCCTGTGAGGCCATGTTTTTACTGACCCCAGGAGCCCGAAAGCTATGTGGCTGAGATTGGTTCGAGAAAAATCGCTGTCGGGTTGCGACGGTGACGAAGATGAAACCCATTTGATCAAAAAGAGTTGAGGATTCCCGATGTTGGAAAAGGGAATGAGGATCAGGTAGAGAACCAGGCCGACAGCGAGCAGGGTTTTCCAGAAGCTGATTCCAGCGAAGAAATCTTTGGAAAATACAGAAGCCATTAAAAGAGGTGATGAAAAATTCAGGCCTGACACAGAGACTATTATATTGAGAAGGATTATTCAAATTATGGAGAGTTACGGGTCAAAAACACTAATGATAGgggtaatatttttaaaatttattaccaCAGATTGTTGTCAACTAAAAGGGGATTGCTTGTACATGTGAACAACACATGTTGTTTCATCCCATGGGAACTACGTTCATGTAGTAAGCGCTAGcttactgtatttttaaagACCTTTTTCGAgaaacaaatcaaaaaatgaaatctaTGGACCTGTCACGATTTGCTTATTTGCGGAGGGAGGATGACGGGGATTTCGTACATGGTGCCTGCAGATTCACACCGACAGGAAGGCAACAGCCTGAAGATTAAATGAATATTGGAATTTGATGTATGACGAGatactaaaagaaatatgactACTTTTCAATATagttaaaagtgaaaaatagtACCAAATTCTAATTAACTACAATGCGCAACAATGTCATTATTTTCGCAAGtgagatgaaaatattttccacAATTACACCGTAGCGAATTTTGATTCATCATAATAAAAGACTTTCACATTGATTTTATCTGACTGTGGTAAATGGTACTAATTTACTACGATTTTTAAGATGTGGTGATTTATAATAGcgaatattttcttttagtggGATTATCAagaaacacacacaacacacactagTGAGCTTCACCATCAAATTACAAGATTAGCTAGTAGTTTTACTTCATACTGAAATTATTGGTtcactaatttttctttttatctccTATTCATTCTtgacttttcaaattttggtacATTATGGACTGGATGTTGATTTTAGCCCAATTTTGACTTGAGTTGCAACTAATTAATGGTCAAGATGATTATTAGCTAAATTAAAACGCCGATCACGCATAActcaattgataaaatttcaaGTTTCATGACTTTAAGATCATAAGTTTGAACCCCACCAACGTCTGGAgtgttattctattttaatagtaggttttgttttattttaattatagttgttgattagatataattatctaatattaatgattgtaatcaagtattcaataaataatataattcatatgaTGACAG includes:
- the LOC105163690 gene encoding uncharacterized protein LOC105163690 → MVSSPKMDTVFGSLCRTLLIICLVFYFAFIYLSNQYPNCPASDFFSPFLKRAPLLASDTTDETETVGSPTNLSHLVFGLVGSEKAWHHRKAYIESWWRPNVTRGLLFLDNPPTPGLLPWSPASPSYRISDDLTKFLNKTDVTPQRIIHAIMEVYREDHENMRWLVMGDDDSILFLDNIVDVLAQYDHTKYYYFGGHSEFILSNYWFSFSQGFGGAGFILSYPLAKALAADMENCLRRYRHLNAADLTTMACIADIGVSLTALKGIHQIDLRGDISGFLSSHPKFPLLSLHHFDMVAPIFPSKDRAESTRHLMKAAAVDQSRMLQQTICYHRQSNWSFSISWGYSAHIYERIMPRSYLQYPIETFKTWGRSPRPPHYMFNTRSPSSDPCEAPHIFFYESINKTAENEILTSFARAWPRGLPACSSTGNHSADSVSRIQVYSPARKRFQMDRSECCDVVGVNESQADVRLRECAADEIIA
- the LOC105163636 gene encoding uncharacterized protein LOC105163636, with translation MASVFSKDFFAGISFWKTLLAVGLVLYLILIPFSNIGNPQLFLIKWVSSSSPSQPDSDFSRTNLSHIAFGLLGSVKTWPHRRGYLEAWWRPNRTRGYVYLDRPPTPDLLPWPQTAPPYRIVDNLSEIFRNVKPRFELMPRMVHGILELFREEHDDMRWIVMGDDDSIFFVDNIVDVLAEYDHTKYYYLGWHSESVISNYWFSFDQAFGGGGIVLSYPLAKALVKDMDGCLVRYAQSSSADLITMTCIADIGVNLTPHKGIHQVDLHGDFSGYLSAHPKVPLMTFHHFDAMDPIFPNKDRFQSTRHLMKAADADQSRLLQQTICYQRQSNWSFSISWGYSAQIYERIMPRSYLQMPIETFRPWAKGPKPPFYMFNTRPPSNNPCEAPHVFFLESVYKSVSGDEIVTSYLRARPRGLPACSFSGNHSADSISTIQVFSPAKKRLQTDRCECCDIVRTDDVKAQIKFRECKIDEIIA